Proteins encoded by one window of Lathyrus oleraceus cultivar Zhongwan6 chromosome 1, CAAS_Psat_ZW6_1.0, whole genome shotgun sequence:
- the LOC127123408 gene encoding plastidic glucose transporter 4 isoform X1, whose amino-acid sequence MQASSVSVKGTIFGGQNQKGLVGFGEFRNGSVLRPTRVCLTKNSNFCGPRLGSVTVKSELRSGRVGFGGVFVSSAKSRSFRVQASGLHSDGDAEHVVPAVPLGKPSGTVLPYVGVACLGAILFGYHLGVVNGALEYLAIELGIVENTVLQGWIVSSLLAGATVGSFTGGTLADKFGRTRTFQLDAIPLAIGAYLCATAQSVQTMIIGRLLAGIGIGVTSAIVPLYISEISPTEIRGALGSINQLFICIGILVALVVGLPLAGNPLWWRTMFGIAVVPSVLLALGMAIAPESPRWLFQQGKVIEAEKAVKTLYGKERVAAVMHDLRTASQGSSEPEAGWLDLFSSRYWKVVSVGAALFLFQQFAGINALVYYSTSVFRNAGIASDVAASALVGASNVVGTAIASSLMDKQGRKSLLITSFTGMAASMLLLSLTFSWKVLAPYSGPLAVLGTVFYVLSFSLGAGPVPALLLPEIFASRIRAKAVSLALGMHWISNFVIGLSFLSVVNKFGISSVYLGFAVVCVLAVLYIAGNVVETKGRSLEAIERALSSQA is encoded by the exons TCAAAACCAAAAGGGCTTGGTGGGTTTTGGAGAATTCAGAAATGGGAGTGTTCTAAGACCCACAAGAGTTTGCTTGACCAAAAATTCCAATTTCTGTGGCCCAAGGCTTGGTTCTGTCACTGTTAAATCTGAACTAAGAAGTGGAAGAGTTGGTTTTGGTGGCGTTTTTGTATCATCTGCTAAGTCCAGATCATTCAGGGTTCAAGCTTCTGGTTTGCATTCTG ATGGAGACGCCGAGCACGTTGTCCCCGCCGTTCCTCTGGGAAAACCTTCTGGAACTGTGCTACCTTATGTTGGTGTTGCTTGCCTTGGAGCCATTTTATTCGGATACCATCTCGG GGTGGTAAATGGTGCTCTTGAATACCTTGCTATTGAACTTGGTATAGTTGAAAATACCGTTCTACAAG GATGGATTGTCAGCTCGCTACTTGCTGGTGCCACTGTTGGTTCGTTCACTGGTGGAACATTGGCCGACAAATTTGGAAGAACTAGGACATTTCAGTTAGATGCAATCCCTCTAGCAATCGGAGCATATCTTTG TGCTACAGCGCAAAGTGTTCAGACAATGATCATTGGTCGTTTGCTTGCTGGTATAGGAATCGGTGTCACATCTGCTATAGTACCACTATACATATCAGAG ATTTCGCCAACTGAAATTCGTGGCGCGCTCGGATCTATTAATCAACTTTTTATATGTATTGGGATTCTTGTAGCGCTGGTGGTTGGTCTGCCTCTTGCAGGAAACCCATTATG GTGGAGAACAATGTTTGGCATTGCAGTAGTTCCATCCGTTCTATTAGCTCTTGGAATGGCAATTGCTCCAGAAAGTCCCCGTTGGCTTTTCCAG CAAGGGAAAGTCATTGAAGCTGAAAAGGCTGTTAAAACACTATATGGAAAAGAAAGAGTTGCTGCAGTTATGCATGACTTGAGAACGGCGAGTCAAGGTTCTTCTGAACCCGAAGCAGGGTGGCTTGATCTGTTTAGTAGCAGATATTGGAAAG TTGTCAGTGTTGGGGCAGCACTTTTCTTGTTCCAACAATTCGCCGGAATAAACGCTTTGGTGTATTATTCAACTTCTGTGTTCCGCAATGCTGGAATTGCTTCTGATGTCGCAGCAAGTGCTCTGGTTGGCGCATCAAATGTTGTTG gaACTGCTATTGCTTCCTCGTTGATGGACAAACAAGGGCGGAAAAGTCTCCTTATCACGAGTTTTACTGGGATg GCTGCTTCTATGTTGCTTCTTTCTCTCACTTTTAGTTGGAAGGTCCTTGCACCATACTCCGGGCCTCTTGCGGTCCTAGGGACTGTTTT CTATGTCCTATCGTTCTCTCTCGGTGCTGGTCCCGTGCCTGCCCTTCTTCTACCGGAGATATTTGCTTCGAGAATTAGAGCAAAAGCAGTTTCTTTGGCATTAGGCATGCATTGG ATCTCCAACTTCGTCATTGGCCTCTCTTTCTTGAGTGTTGTGAACAAATTCGGTATCAGCTCGGTGTACTTGGGATTCGCAGTTGTATGTGTTCTTGCTGTTTTGTACATAGCCGGCAACGTTGTGGAAACAAAAGGCCGCTCGTTGGAAGCAATAGAACGCGCGTTGAGCTCTCAAGCATGA
- the LOC127123408 gene encoding plastidic glucose transporter 4 isoform X2 produces the protein MQASSVSVKGTIFGGQNQKGLVGFGEFRNGSVLRPTRVCLTKNSNFCGPRLGSVTVKSELRSGRVGFGGVFVSSAKSRSFRVQASDGDAEHVVPAVPLGKPSGTVLPYVGVACLGAILFGYHLGVVNGALEYLAIELGIVENTVLQGWIVSSLLAGATVGSFTGGTLADKFGRTRTFQLDAIPLAIGAYLCATAQSVQTMIIGRLLAGIGIGVTSAIVPLYISEISPTEIRGALGSINQLFICIGILVALVVGLPLAGNPLWWRTMFGIAVVPSVLLALGMAIAPESPRWLFQQGKVIEAEKAVKTLYGKERVAAVMHDLRTASQGSSEPEAGWLDLFSSRYWKVVSVGAALFLFQQFAGINALVYYSTSVFRNAGIASDVAASALVGASNVVGTAIASSLMDKQGRKSLLITSFTGMAASMLLLSLTFSWKVLAPYSGPLAVLGTVFYVLSFSLGAGPVPALLLPEIFASRIRAKAVSLALGMHWISNFVIGLSFLSVVNKFGISSVYLGFAVVCVLAVLYIAGNVVETKGRSLEAIERALSSQA, from the exons TCAAAACCAAAAGGGCTTGGTGGGTTTTGGAGAATTCAGAAATGGGAGTGTTCTAAGACCCACAAGAGTTTGCTTGACCAAAAATTCCAATTTCTGTGGCCCAAGGCTTGGTTCTGTCACTGTTAAATCTGAACTAAGAAGTGGAAGAGTTGGTTTTGGTGGCGTTTTTGTATCATCTGCTAAGTCCAGATCATTCAGGGTTCAAGCTTCTG ATGGAGACGCCGAGCACGTTGTCCCCGCCGTTCCTCTGGGAAAACCTTCTGGAACTGTGCTACCTTATGTTGGTGTTGCTTGCCTTGGAGCCATTTTATTCGGATACCATCTCGG GGTGGTAAATGGTGCTCTTGAATACCTTGCTATTGAACTTGGTATAGTTGAAAATACCGTTCTACAAG GATGGATTGTCAGCTCGCTACTTGCTGGTGCCACTGTTGGTTCGTTCACTGGTGGAACATTGGCCGACAAATTTGGAAGAACTAGGACATTTCAGTTAGATGCAATCCCTCTAGCAATCGGAGCATATCTTTG TGCTACAGCGCAAAGTGTTCAGACAATGATCATTGGTCGTTTGCTTGCTGGTATAGGAATCGGTGTCACATCTGCTATAGTACCACTATACATATCAGAG ATTTCGCCAACTGAAATTCGTGGCGCGCTCGGATCTATTAATCAACTTTTTATATGTATTGGGATTCTTGTAGCGCTGGTGGTTGGTCTGCCTCTTGCAGGAAACCCATTATG GTGGAGAACAATGTTTGGCATTGCAGTAGTTCCATCCGTTCTATTAGCTCTTGGAATGGCAATTGCTCCAGAAAGTCCCCGTTGGCTTTTCCAG CAAGGGAAAGTCATTGAAGCTGAAAAGGCTGTTAAAACACTATATGGAAAAGAAAGAGTTGCTGCAGTTATGCATGACTTGAGAACGGCGAGTCAAGGTTCTTCTGAACCCGAAGCAGGGTGGCTTGATCTGTTTAGTAGCAGATATTGGAAAG TTGTCAGTGTTGGGGCAGCACTTTTCTTGTTCCAACAATTCGCCGGAATAAACGCTTTGGTGTATTATTCAACTTCTGTGTTCCGCAATGCTGGAATTGCTTCTGATGTCGCAGCAAGTGCTCTGGTTGGCGCATCAAATGTTGTTG gaACTGCTATTGCTTCCTCGTTGATGGACAAACAAGGGCGGAAAAGTCTCCTTATCACGAGTTTTACTGGGATg GCTGCTTCTATGTTGCTTCTTTCTCTCACTTTTAGTTGGAAGGTCCTTGCACCATACTCCGGGCCTCTTGCGGTCCTAGGGACTGTTTT CTATGTCCTATCGTTCTCTCTCGGTGCTGGTCCCGTGCCTGCCCTTCTTCTACCGGAGATATTTGCTTCGAGAATTAGAGCAAAAGCAGTTTCTTTGGCATTAGGCATGCATTGG ATCTCCAACTTCGTCATTGGCCTCTCTTTCTTGAGTGTTGTGAACAAATTCGGTATCAGCTCGGTGTACTTGGGATTCGCAGTTGTATGTGTTCTTGCTGTTTTGTACATAGCCGGCAACGTTGTGGAAACAAAAGGCCGCTCGTTGGAAGCAATAGAACGCGCGTTGAGCTCTCAAGCATGA
- the LOC127123430 gene encoding uncharacterized protein LOC127123430: MEKEEEDRRREAAISSSPCLQPNFNPKGVTQDQLSKFRELHRKRLQLKSKSKFKTKPKDESKRKAKGNDPYRNNSGAQGFKVDNEEQSILNNLESFDLRNEDSKSGASVPSTSKKQKLHWGLDTKERWERKSNM; the protein is encoded by the exons ATGGAAAAGGAAGAAGAAGATCGTAGAAGAGAAGCAGCAATTTCATCATCACCTTGTTTACAACCCAATTTCAATCCCAAAGGCGTTACTCAGGATCAACTTTCCAAGTTTCGT GAACTGCATAGGAAGCGATTACAACTAAAGTCTAAATCAAAGTTTAAGACAAAACCCAAAG ATGAGTCCAAGAGGAAGGCAAAAGGAAATGATCCATATAGAAACAACAGTGGAGCTCAAGGATTCAAAGTTGATAACGAAGAACAAAGCATCTTGAATAATCTCGAAAGCTTTGATTTGAGAAATGAAGACTCTAAGAGTGGTGCATCTGTTCCTTCTACATCAAAAAAGCAAAAATTGCATTGGGG GCTTGATACCAAGGAGAGGTGGGAGAGGAAATCCAACATGTAG